The following proteins come from a genomic window of Phnomibacter ginsenosidimutans:
- the rimP gene encoding ribosome assembly cofactor RimP — MEKNEQIVRIENMVNALLADKPSFFLVQVKIKPTNNIKVFLDGDNGITIEDCIKVNRKLYAEIEDPAMYPDGDFSLEVSSPGVGEPLLLQRQYVKNVSRLLEVKQLDGQILTGTLLAAGDDSITMEVTSGKGKKAETNQLEIPFSQIKEASVQIKF; from the coding sequence ATGGAAAAAAACGAACAAATTGTACGCATTGAAAACATGGTGAATGCCCTGCTGGCAGACAAGCCATCCTTTTTTTTGGTACAAGTAAAAATCAAACCCACCAACAACATCAAGGTGTTTTTGGATGGCGACAATGGCATCACCATTGAAGATTGCATCAAAGTAAACCGCAAGTTGTACGCCGAAATCGAAGATCCGGCCATGTATCCTGATGGCGATTTTTCGTTGGAAGTGAGCAGCCCCGGTGTAGGCGAACCGCTGCTGTTGCAGCGCCAGTATGTAAAAAATGTGAGTCGTCTGCTGGAAGTAAAACAGCTCGACGGTCAAATCCTCACAGGTACATTGCTCGCCGCCGGCGATGACAGCATTACGATGGAAGTAACTAGTGGCAAGGGTAAGAAAGCGGAAACCAACCAACTCGAGATCCCATTTTCTCAAATAAAAGAAGCAAGCGTTCAAATTAAATTTTAA
- the nusA gene encoding transcription termination factor NusA: protein MEKEALLMDEEGNELVLPRSEQIPQDFMKKGEPVRAVVKKVELKNNSPVIILSRTHPSFLAQLLEIEVPEIADGLINIKKIVREPGERAKVAVESLDDRIDPVGACVGMKGSRIHGIVRELKNENIDVINWTNNINLLVQRALTPAKISSMKIDLDRKHADVFLPADQVSLAIGKRGVNIKLACELTGLDIDVFRDNEGEDVEFDIDLEEFSDEIDMWVIDEFKRIGCDTARAVLNLSAEELERRTDLEKETIEDVLRILKEEFERE, encoded by the coding sequence TTGGAAAAAGAAGCCCTGCTGATGGACGAAGAAGGCAACGAACTCGTACTGCCCCGCAGCGAGCAAATTCCACAAGACTTCATGAAGAAAGGCGAACCCGTTCGTGCTGTGGTAAAAAAAGTGGAACTCAAAAACAACTCGCCTGTCATCATCCTCAGCCGTACGCATCCTTCTTTCCTGGCACAATTGCTCGAAATTGAAGTGCCCGAAATTGCCGATGGTCTCATCAACATCAAGAAGATTGTACGTGAGCCCGGCGAACGTGCTAAGGTTGCTGTAGAAAGCCTTGACGACCGCATTGACCCCGTAGGTGCCTGTGTAGGTATGAAGGGTAGCCGTATTCACGGCATCGTTCGGGAGTTGAAAAACGAAAACATCGACGTGATCAACTGGACCAATAACATCAACCTGCTGGTACAACGGGCATTGACGCCTGCCAAAATCAGCAGCATGAAAATTGACCTCGACAGAAAACATGCAGATGTGTTTTTGCCCGCCGATCAGGTAAGCCTGGCCATTGGTAAGCGTGGTGTCAACATCAAACTGGCTTGCGAACTCACCGGCTTGGACATCGACGTATTCCGCGACAACGAAGGCGAAGACGTAGAATTCGACATCGACCTCGAAGAATTCTCTGATGAAATTGATATGTGGGTGATTGATGAGTTCAAGCGCATTGGCTGCGATACTGCCCGTGCCGTACTCAACCTCAGCGCCGAAGAACTGGAGCGCCGCACCGACCTCGAAAAGGAAACCATCGAAGATGTGTTGCGTATTTTGAAAGAAGAATTTGAACGGGAATAG
- a CDS encoding HAD family hydrolase — protein sequence MAVRNIIFDLGGVFIDIHYHKTRDAFMALGVADFDALFQQSYSNPLFAQLEQGELSPEDFYDAFRAETGLNVSNAQIRDAWNAMLGDFRPQSVAVLPALKQSHAIFLLSNTNQIHHEAFTSQYQQTFGHDFDEHFHVAHYSHILGLRKPHVTCYEAVLQQHGLHAAATLFIDDTPKNIAGAEAAGLQTLLLSPGLLLEEELPKYL from the coding sequence ATGGCGGTTCGCAACATCATCTTCGACCTGGGTGGCGTTTTCATAGACATTCATTACCACAAAACCCGGGATGCTTTTATGGCATTGGGCGTAGCCGATTTTGATGCATTGTTTCAGCAATCGTATTCCAACCCGCTGTTTGCACAGCTCGAACAAGGCGAACTATCGCCGGAAGATTTTTATGATGCGTTCAGAGCAGAAACCGGACTGAACGTAAGCAATGCACAAATACGAGATGCGTGGAATGCGATGCTTGGAGACTTTAGACCGCAAAGCGTAGCTGTTTTGCCAGCGTTAAAACAATCGCATGCTATTTTTTTGCTGAGCAATACCAATCAAATTCACCACGAAGCATTTACCAGCCAGTATCAGCAAACCTTTGGCCACGATTTTGACGAACATTTTCATGTAGCGCATTACTCCCACATATTGGGTTTGCGTAAGCCACATGTTACCTGCTACGAAGCGGTTTTGCAGCAGCATGGCTTGCATGCAGCAGCAACTTTGTTTATTGATGATACACCCAAAAACATTGCCGGCGCTGAGGCTGCAGGATTGCAAACATTATTACTATCGCCGGGCCTGCTGCTCGAAGAGGAACTACCGAAGTATTTGTAG
- a CDS encoding NusA N-terminal domain-containing protein has product MASINLIEAFQEFKDAENIDRPTLMKVVEDVFKTLLRKKYGSDDNFDVIVNAEKGDLEILRHRMIVEDGEVQDPLAEIAYTDAIKIEPDFEVGEELFEEIDLFDFGRRAILAAKQTLASRISDLKKNLLVKKYEDRIGELISAEVYQAWKKKPC; this is encoded by the coding sequence ATGGCAAGTATTAACCTGATTGAGGCGTTTCAGGAGTTCAAGGACGCAGAAAATATTGACCGTCCGACCCTGATGAAGGTAGTGGAAGACGTTTTTAAAACACTCCTTCGCAAAAAGTATGGTAGCGATGACAACTTCGACGTCATTGTAAACGCCGAAAAGGGCGACCTCGAAATTCTGAGGCACCGCATGATTGTAGAAGATGGCGAAGTGCAAGATCCACTGGCCGAAATTGCTTATACCGATGCCATTAAAATTGAACCCGACTTTGAGGTAGGCGAAGAACTGTTTGAAGAAATTGATTTATTCGACTTCGGCCGCCGGGCCATTTTGGCTGCCAAGCAAACTTTGGCCAGCCGCATTAGCGACCTGAAGAAAAACCTGTTGGTTAAAAAATACGAAGACCGTATTGGCGAACTCATCAGTGCTGAAGTATACCAGGCTTGGAAAAAGAAGCCCTGCTGA
- a CDS encoding GDSL-type esterase/lipase family protein: MKRWILLLKLLVMVLVSDAQVRWDDIDSKDWPLAFKKVTILSTFDGTLQPSIVYSSTLLKPQPLIVSLHSWSGDYMQSDSLSFEISRRNWNYIHPDFRGPNNKPIACGSTAAVQDIDDAIKWAIEHMRVDTNEIHIVGTSGGGFMAMQAYMKLKYPVKSFSSWVGISDLETWYHESIGRQLKYAKDILQCTGSTDNLNVEEARARSPFYQQVPNRKATLHLFAGIHDGYLGSVPITQSMKMYNKIVNHYFPQQKALQISDSKMIELLSQRKSTHTSTRSIGGRNLHYYANAGPVSIVIFEGKHEMIVPVGLQMLPIGQYNPFGNKQLLAIGDSNGAAANGWVNWMQNIQPSLQILNRCKPGRTFGFDNNNDTSLNELRLVKSQLHEALTLFADSFDAVVISLGTNDVKNIFADSQHIIISKCEQLLAEIASFSKVHQPALKTILVLPAPINEAKDGSGKFVGATLRLQQLRKELNDLALRFNAKVVDAFQLLKDVGECTTDGVHLTASSQQLLGNAIAESVYH, translated from the coding sequence ATGAAAAGGTGGATTTTATTACTTAAGCTATTGGTAATGGTGCTTGTATCAGATGCTCAGGTAAGATGGGATGATATTGATAGTAAAGACTGGCCGCTTGCATTTAAGAAAGTTACCATATTGTCAACCTTCGATGGTACGCTGCAGCCAAGTATTGTTTATTCAAGTACACTACTTAAGCCACAACCATTGATTGTAAGCCTGCACAGTTGGAGTGGCGACTATATGCAAAGTGATAGTTTGTCATTCGAAATTAGCCGTCGCAATTGGAATTATATTCATCCTGATTTCAGAGGACCGAACAATAAGCCAATTGCTTGTGGTAGCACGGCTGCTGTACAAGATATTGATGATGCCATAAAATGGGCCATTGAGCACATGCGGGTCGATACAAATGAAATTCATATTGTAGGAACCTCAGGTGGCGGTTTTATGGCTATGCAGGCGTATATGAAGCTCAAATACCCGGTAAAAAGTTTCAGCAGTTGGGTGGGCATCAGTGATTTGGAAACATGGTACCATGAAAGTATAGGGCGACAGCTAAAATATGCAAAAGATATACTACAGTGTACTGGTAGTACCGATAATCTAAATGTTGAAGAGGCAAGAGCAAGATCACCTTTTTATCAGCAGGTTCCAAATAGAAAAGCAACACTGCATTTATTCGCTGGCATTCATGATGGGTATTTGGGTTCTGTACCAATTACGCAAAGCATGAAGATGTATAATAAAATTGTAAACCATTATTTCCCTCAACAAAAAGCTTTACAGATTAGCGATTCAAAGATGATTGAATTATTGTCTCAAAGAAAGAGTACGCATACTTCAACGAGAAGCATCGGAGGAAGAAACCTTCACTATTACGCTAATGCTGGCCCTGTTTCAATTGTTATATTTGAAGGTAAGCATGAAATGATTGTGCCTGTAGGATTGCAAATGCTACCCATTGGGCAATACAACCCTTTTGGAAATAAACAGCTGCTTGCCATAGGAGATAGTAATGGTGCAGCAGCAAACGGATGGGTTAACTGGATGCAAAATATTCAGCCCTCTTTGCAAATATTAAATCGATGCAAGCCGGGCCGTACTTTTGGATTTGATAATAACAACGACACGAGTCTTAATGAACTACGACTAGTCAAGAGTCAGCTCCATGAAGCTCTCACTCTGTTTGCCGATTCATTTGATGCAGTGGTGATATCGCTTGGCACAAACGATGTTAAAAACATATTTGCAGATAGCCAGCATATTATCATTTCAAAATGCGAACAACTTTTAGCTGAGATAGCTTCATTCAGTAAAGTCCATCAGCCAGCTTTAAAAACAATTTTGGTATTACCTGCCCCTATTAATGAAGCAAAAGATGGATCAGGAAAATTTGTAGGAGCCACCTTGCGCCTTCAACAACTAAGAAAAGAGCTAAACGACCTTGCCTTAAGATTTAATGCAAAAGTTGTAGACGCATTTCAACTTCTTAAAGATGTCGGTGAGTGTACAACCGATGGTGTTCATTTAACAGCATCATCACAGCAACTGCTTGGCAATGCTATTGCTGAAAGTGTATACCATTAA
- a CDS encoding DUF2961 domain-containing protein — MKIYWDNNNSPAIELPLGYFFAAGAKDYSATVDKVLAKSLTTLLFGFNPETGILYAYWPMPFWKSARIVLENQSATDIDNLTCKVWVKPSAVLAYDKSKTGYFRVKRTTDADPDTLGFRSVAFEESGRGHVAGVVFYSDRYDMDGDEFTYIDDSRTPQIHGSGTEDDHNQGWAGRAYQKPLWGGLVNGYDGAYRIYLNDCYIFNKKILISYEYSLMKPQFVNGGSTDVITFYYKSEGESNLLLTDELDVGNHFSEKQHAYVVEGLTWKGILKDEYDGYERNLQYGACTDDGKAFNKRTTFNVLIAPQNEGVKLRRRLNRNGNGVQTTNVYVDGQLGSKTMACSYSFLEYRKRHC, encoded by the coding sequence TTGAAAATATATTGGGACAACAACAACAGCCCCGCTATAGAACTGCCCCTTGGCTACTTTTTTGCCGCAGGCGCAAAAGATTACAGTGCCACGGTTGATAAAGTGCTGGCCAAATCGCTGACCACGCTGCTGTTTGGCTTCAACCCCGAAACGGGAATCTTATATGCATACTGGCCCATGCCATTTTGGAAATCGGCCCGCATAGTACTGGAAAACCAGTCTGCTACCGATATTGACAACCTGACCTGCAAAGTTTGGGTAAAGCCATCGGCCGTTTTGGCTTACGACAAAAGTAAAACCGGCTACTTTAGGGTAAAGCGTACTACCGATGCCGACCCCGATACCTTAGGTTTCAGGTCGGTAGCTTTTGAAGAAAGTGGCAGGGGCCATGTTGCCGGGGTTGTTTTTTATAGTGACCGGTACGATATGGATGGCGATGAGTTTACCTATATAGACGATAGCCGAACGCCCCAAATCCACGGCAGTGGTACCGAAGACGACCATAATCAGGGCTGGGCGGGCCGTGCTTATCAAAAACCGCTTTGGGGCGGGCTTGTAAATGGCTACGATGGAGCCTACAGAATTTACCTGAATGACTGCTATATTTTCAATAAAAAAATTTTGATTTCATACGAATACTCCCTGATGAAACCGCAGTTTGTAAACGGCGGCTCAACTGATGTAATTACCTTCTACTACAAGTCGGAAGGAGAATCCAACTTACTGCTGACCGACGAACTAGATGTAGGCAATCACTTTAGCGAAAAGCAACATGCTTATGTGGTAGAGGGCCTTACATGGAAAGGAATACTGAAAGACGAGTATGATGGCTATGAACGAAACCTGCAGTATGGTGCCTGCACCGACGATGGCAAAGCCTTTAATAAGCGTACCACATTCAACGTTTTAATAGCACCTCAAAATGAAGGTGTGAAGCTCAGACGAAGACTTAACAGAAATGGAAATGGTGTGCAGACCACAAACGTATATGTTGACGGTCAGCTTGGTTCCAAAACCATGGCATGTAGTTATTCCTTCCTTGAGTACCGGAAAAGGCACTGTTGA
- a CDS encoding glycoside hydrolase family 3 N-terminal domain-containing protein, which yields MKTLALFTWITFAISLPASVALAQPKTALQKADSVLRLMTLDEKIGQLHQLSSDFATGPITPDGDKQGQVRRGEMGSMLNLMGAARTRQLQEIAMQSRLKIPLLFGQDVIHGYRTTFPIPLAEAASWDIPAIEQSARIAAIEASAAGIHWTFAPMVDISRDPRWGRVMEGAGEDTYLGSVIAAARVKGFQGNAIGSINSVLACAKHFAAYGAAVGGRDYNSVDMSERMLWETYLPPFKAAIDAGAATFMNSFNDLNGVPATGNPLLQKDILKGKWQFKGFVVSDWGSIGEMINHGYSKDLKQAAEQSILAGNDMDMESRAYKNHLKQLLQEGKVPIARVNDAVRRILIKKFELGLFDDPFRFSDEAREKSQYDNPAHKAFARTMAAKSIVLLKNDTIAGKPLLPLHKQQTIALIGPLVQSQKDNLGFWSFDFEDDSVRIVSLYKGVQNKLGSNGKLLYAKGCNLNDTDTSGFAVAVATAMQADVVVMQVGEGRDWSGEAKSKSNIQLPAVQEASIKAIHRTGKPIVVLMSAGRPLIFNWTADNVPAVVYTWWLGIEAGNAMADVLFGDYNPSGKLPMSFPRTEGQIPIYYNYYNTGRPAQNDEHRFYVSAYTDLPNSPKFPFGYGLSYARFTYGDMQLSKTNLKGNEVLQVTVTVTNNSNTAGEEVAQLYIRDLVGSVVRPVKELKHFQKVMLQPGETKALTFVVSTNDLSFYNSQLQHTWEAGEFDIMIGGNSRDVQTKRIYWNK from the coding sequence ATGAAAACTTTGGCTCTTTTCACTTGGATAACCTTTGCAATATCATTGCCAGCTTCTGTAGCTTTAGCACAACCCAAAACGGCGTTGCAAAAAGCCGACTCCGTATTGCGGCTGATGACACTCGATGAAAAGATTGGTCAGCTGCACCAGCTCAGCAGCGATTTTGCCACCGGCCCCATTACACCTGATGGCGATAAACAAGGCCAGGTGCGCCGTGGCGAAATGGGCAGCATGCTCAACTTGATGGGTGCCGCCCGTACCCGCCAGTTGCAGGAAATAGCCATGCAGTCGCGGCTCAAAATACCGCTCCTGTTTGGGCAAGATGTAATTCATGGATACCGCACCACTTTTCCCATACCACTCGCCGAAGCCGCCAGTTGGGACATACCTGCTATTGAACAATCAGCCCGCATTGCCGCCATCGAAGCCTCGGCGGCTGGCATTCACTGGACCTTTGCGCCCATGGTCGACATTAGCCGCGATCCCCGCTGGGGCCGTGTGATGGAAGGTGCTGGTGAAGACACTTACCTCGGCAGCGTGATTGCTGCGGCGAGAGTAAAAGGTTTTCAGGGAAATGCTATTGGCAGCATCAATTCTGTGCTGGCCTGTGCCAAGCATTTTGCAGCCTATGGTGCTGCTGTGGGCGGCCGCGATTACAACAGCGTAGACATGAGTGAACGCATGTTGTGGGAAACCTACCTGCCACCGTTTAAAGCCGCCATTGATGCAGGTGCGGCCACCTTTATGAACAGCTTCAACGATTTGAATGGTGTGCCTGCTACTGGCAACCCATTGCTGCAAAAAGATATTCTGAAAGGCAAGTGGCAGTTCAAAGGTTTTGTGGTGAGTGATTGGGGCAGCATTGGCGAAATGATCAATCACGGCTACAGCAAAGATTTGAAGCAAGCAGCCGAACAATCCATATTGGCGGGCAATGATATGGACATGGAAAGCCGTGCCTATAAAAATCACCTGAAGCAATTGCTGCAAGAAGGTAAAGTGCCCATTGCCCGTGTGAATGATGCCGTACGACGAATCCTCATTAAAAAGTTTGAACTGGGTTTGTTTGACGATCCATTTCGCTTTAGCGATGAAGCCCGGGAAAAATCACAATACGACAACCCGGCACACAAAGCCTTTGCCCGAACCATGGCTGCAAAAAGCATTGTGCTACTAAAAAATGATACCATTGCCGGCAAACCTTTGCTGCCACTGCATAAGCAACAGACCATTGCTCTGATTGGTCCACTGGTGCAATCACAAAAAGACAATCTTGGTTTCTGGTCTTTCGACTTTGAAGATGATAGTGTACGCATTGTATCGCTGTACAAAGGCGTACAAAACAAACTGGGCAGTAATGGAAAATTGCTGTACGCCAAAGGCTGCAACTTGAATGATACGGATACGTCGGGTTTTGCAGTAGCCGTAGCAACGGCCATGCAAGCCGATGTAGTGGTGATGCAGGTAGGTGAAGGCCGCGACTGGAGCGGCGAAGCCAAGAGCAAGAGCAATATTCAATTGCCTGCCGTACAGGAAGCATCGATCAAAGCCATTCACCGAACAGGCAAACCCATAGTGGTTTTGATGAGTGCCGGCCGACCCCTCATTTTTAATTGGACAGCAGATAACGTGCCTGCAGTTGTGTACACTTGGTGGTTGGGTATAGAAGCCGGCAATGCCATGGCTGATGTGTTGTTTGGCGACTACAATCCATCGGGTAAGTTGCCCATGAGCTTTCCTCGCACCGAAGGACAAATTCCTATTTACTACAACTATTACAATACCGGCCGTCCTGCACAAAACGATGAGCACCGCTTTTATGTATCGGCCTATACCGATTTGCCCAACAGCCCGAAGTTTCCGTTTGGCTATGGCTTGTCGTATGCCCGGTTTACCTACGGCGACATGCAATTGTCGAAAACAAACCTGAAGGGAAATGAAGTATTACAGGTAACAGTAACGGTAACAAACAATAGCAATACAGCAGGTGAAGAAGTAGCACAACTCTACATACGTGACTTGGTAGGTTCTGTGGTAAGGCCAGTGAAAGAACTGAAGCATTTTCAAAAAGTCATGCTGCAGCCCGGCGAAACCAAAGCACTTACATTTGTAGTGTCTACGAATGATTTGTCATTTTACAACAGTCAGTTGCAACATACCTGGGAAGCCGGCGAATTTGATATCATGATCGGTGGCAACTCTAGAGACGTTCAAACCAAACGTATTTACTGGAATAAATAA
- a CDS encoding alpha/beta hydrolase-fold protein, with translation MKHILAFVLLMMLAPMAGQSQDMNLYQRKQLLMGSDTLPYRLLLPENYDPTKAYPLVMFLHGAGERGNNNEAQLTHGGKLFLRSDIRQQFPAIVVFPQCPANSFWSNVQWVYDSVTKKRDFIFPEEAEPTYAMLMVQQLVREMNKQFKIQQDQQYVMGLSMGGMGTFELVKRMPNTFAAAIPICGGANPANAKYMKKTAFWLHHGDVDAVVPVQLSKDMATALQQYYSTADMQLSIYPGVNHNSWDNAFAEPQLLPWLFSHKRK, from the coding sequence ATGAAACATATTCTCGCTTTTGTATTGCTGATGATGCTGGCACCCATGGCGGGTCAGTCACAAGACATGAACCTGTACCAACGCAAGCAGCTGCTGATGGGTAGCGATACTTTACCTTATCGGTTGTTGCTGCCCGAAAATTATGATCCTACAAAAGCTTACCCATTGGTGATGTTTTTGCATGGCGCCGGTGAAAGAGGGAACAACAATGAAGCACAGCTCACTCATGGCGGCAAGTTGTTTTTGCGTAGCGATATCCGCCAGCAGTTTCCGGCCATTGTGGTATTTCCGCAGTGCCCTGCCAATTCATTTTGGAGCAATGTGCAGTGGGTATATGATAGTGTTACGAAGAAGCGGGATTTCATTTTTCCGGAAGAAGCTGAACCTACTTATGCCATGCTGATGGTGCAGCAACTGGTGCGGGAAATGAACAAACAATTTAAGATTCAGCAAGACCAGCAATATGTGATGGGATTGAGCATGGGTGGTATGGGTACGTTTGAATTGGTGAAACGCATGCCCAACACATTTGCTGCGGCCATTCCTATTTGTGGCGGAGCCAATCCGGCCAATGCCAAGTACATGAAGAAGACAGCATTCTGGTTGCACCACGGCGATGTGGATGCTGTAGTGCCAGTGCAGTTGAGCAAAGACATGGCGACTGCTTTGCAGCAGTATTACAGTACCGCCGATATGCAATTGAGCATTTACCCCGGTGTAAACCACAACAGTTGGGATAATGCTTTTGCAGAGCCTCAATTGTTGCCGTGGTTATTTTCGCACAAAAGAAAATAA
- a CDS encoding DUF4834 family protein — MTYVLWAVLAFILYRFVTGFLIPVVRTTSQVKKQFNAMRQQMEQAQQQYQQQAQGAQASQSSNAPGTKGKYDIEGEYIPFEDVK; from the coding sequence ATGACCTATGTTTTATGGGCCGTGTTGGCCTTTATACTGTATCGATTTGTAACAGGCTTTTTAATTCCTGTGGTTCGCACTACTTCGCAAGTAAAGAAGCAGTTTAATGCCATGCGCCAACAAATGGAGCAGGCACAACAGCAATATCAGCAACAGGCACAAGGTGCACAGGCTTCACAATCGAGCAATGCCCCTGGCACCAAGGGCAAGTACGACATTGAAGGAGAATACATTCCGTTTGAGGATGTGAAATAA